The following coding sequences are from one Mytilus trossulus isolate FHL-02 chromosome 8, PNRI_Mtr1.1.1.hap1, whole genome shotgun sequence window:
- the LOC134681991 gene encoding uncharacterized protein LOC134681991, translating into MKLSCCVLILIQLVSPVSCQMFSRRGFYQEGFQSSGFSPFGFGGHPFVGGGGGHGGGYHGGHSHTHVHHHGGGGFGGGFDGGFGGGGGITIRSRDVGAGAVGFILGTLLNRN; encoded by the exons ATGAAGTTATCCTgttgtgttttgattttaattcaGCTGGTCTCGCCGGTCAGCTGCCAGATGTTTAGCAGGCGCGGTTTTTATCAGGAAGGGTTCCAATCATCTGGATTCAGTCCATTTGGTTTCGGTGGCCATCCGTTTGTAGGCGGAGGAGGGGGTCACGGCGGTGGATACCATGGGGGACATTCCCATACACATGTGCACCATCATGGAGGAGGAGGATTTGGTGGAGGGTTCGATGGAGGGTTTGGAGGAGGAGGAGGAATAACCATAAGATCAAGAGACGTTGGTGCAG gtGCTGTTGGGTTCATCCTTGGGACATTACTGAACAGAAATTGA